The Pseudomonas asiatica sequence GGCTCTCGAACCAAGCCGGATCGAATTTGAGCACCTGCTTGTGAATGTGCTCAAGCTCACCTTTGCGAAGCTGGGACACTACAAACTCCATGCTCTCAACCAGGCCGGATTCCTCGTTATCCTTAGAGATCCGGTGGCGGATGAAACTCATCTTGAGATCGAAGTAGGGGCCTTTCATCCCAGGAAGGCTCTTCGCCTCCAGCCGGCCTTTGGTGCTGATTTCCGCCCCTGGCACTTGAGACTCTATCGCTTTCACAAGCTCAGCATTCCCACCTATCTTCTGGCCAAAGAGCCGAGTGGCGTCCGACATATAGGCGAAGATCCATGGCACGTTGCGTAGCGTCGCACCGGTATAGAGGTAGCCGCGCTCCCCTTTGTAACGCTGCAGCATGCCTCGCAAGGCTTTCTCCGAGAGCACCACCTGGGTTTCCTTCTCCAGGATGTAAACCACGCGGTCAAACTGTTCTATCAAAAGCCTGAGAATCTTCCGCGGTACGCCGTCAAAACCGGTTTTTCGGTCGGTCTTCTTGTGCTGACGGGGCTGGAAGTATGGGCAATCGTTACGGGCCTCTCCATCAAATGGAGCGATACCGCGAATGCTCTTCGTCGCGTGCTTTCCGAAGGGATTTTTTACGTTTGGGGGTAACTCATACAGCCCTACCAGCTGGACAGGGTTGTCGCATGCCGGGCACACCGTATGCGTACGGCCAAGTCATCTACCCAGCCCTGCAAAGCCAAGACATGGTGTGCACTTACATTTAAGTGGGCACCAGTTCTAGCCTTTTAAGCGGGTATTTCATGCAGCCAACACGCCGTTCCTATTCCAAATCCTTCAAAGCTCAGGTCATTCAAGAGTGTGCCCAGCCCGGTGCTTCGATTGCCAGCATCGCACTCAGCCATAACCTCAACGCAAACCTCGTCCACAAATGGATTCGCCTGCAAGCGCAGAAAAGCACGGCGCTGCAACCTGCATTTATTCCGTTACCCGTGCCGCTGGCAGGGGCGAAATCCCACACATCATCATCGAATATTTGCGTTGAAATACAGCACCCGCGTGGCACCGTCACAGTGAACTGGCCCACTGAAAATGCTGCTGCCTGCGCGACCTTTCTTCGAGACCTTCTGCGATGATTCGCATCGACTCCATCTGGCTCGCCACCGAGCCGATGGACATGCGCGCTGGTACCGAAACGGCATTAGCCAAGGTGATTGCGGTGTTCGGTGCGGCGCAGCCGCACTGTGCTTATCTTTTCGCCAACCGCCGCGCCAATCGCATGAAAGTGCTGGTGCATGACGGCTTCGGCATATGGCTGGCGGCGCGCCGGTTGAGCCAGGGCAAGTTCCACTGGCCAAGCATTCGTCATGGCTCTGAAATGCAGTTGGACACCGAGCAACTCCAAGCCTTGGTATTGGGCCTGCCATGGCAACGAGCAGGTTCCGGCGGCTCGATCACACTGCTTTAACGGCTGCCATTAGCCTATCGGTCTATCGCCGCGAAGCGCCTGCTCTGGCAAAATTCGGCGCATGACTTCTTCTCCCAATCTCGACCAAATGACTCCCGACCAACTGCGTGCCTTAGCTGCGCAATTGCTCTCGCAAGTCGAAACAATGGGTAAGACGGTCGAAACCATGGGCAAGAAGATCAACCGCGATCAGACGGTGATCGAGAAGCTGACCTTCGAAATTGCGCAGCTCAAGCGCTTGAAATTTGCCAAGCGCAGCGAGCAGATGAATCCTGAGCAGGCCAGTTTGCTCGATGACCTGATCGATACAGATATCGCAGCGATTGAAGCAGAGCTTCAGGCCTTGCAAACAGTGCCAGCGGCGACCGAGAAAAAGCAGAAGCCCAAGCGCACTGCATTGCCGGCTGAGTTTCCACGCACACTGATCCATCACGAACCTGACAACACTCACTGCCCATGCGGCTGCGCGCTGAAACGCATCGGTGAAGATGTCAGTGAGAAGTTGGATTACACACCGGGCGTGTTCACCGTCGAGCGTCATGTACGTGGCAAATGGGTCTGCGATGACTGCGAAACGCTTATCCAGGCACCGGTTCCGGCTCAGATCATCGACAAGGGCATCCCAACCGCTGGGCTGCTGGCCCACGTCATGATTGCCAAGTTTGCTGACCATTTACCGCTTTACCGTCAGGAATCGATCTTCGGTCGAGCGGGCCTGGCGATTCCACGCTCAACCTTGGCCGAATGGGTTGGCGTGACTGGGGTTCAGTTGCAGCCGCTGGTCGATGCGCTGCGCGAAGTGGTACTCGGGCAGCAGATTATTCATGCCGATGAAACACCCGTGCAAATGCTCATGCCGGGAACAAAGAAAACCCACCGTTCCTATGTTTGGGCCTACGCCACCAGCCAGTTCTCGGATGTGGCAGCGGTGGTTTATGACTTCAGCCCCAGCCGTGCCGGAGAGCATGCTCGCAACTTCCTGCAAGGCTGGAGGGGCAAGCTGGTCTGTGACGATTTTGGCGGTTACAAAGCCAGCTTCGAACTCGGCGTGACCGAAATCGGCTGCATGGCCCATGCACGGCGCAAATTCTTCGAGCTGCACGCTACGAATAAAAGCACGCTTGCTGAGCAAGCCCTGCGCTATATCCAGTTGTTGTACGAAATCGAGAGCGAAGTCCGCGATCTGGAGCCGGATTTACGGCGGCGAATACGGAAAGAAAAAGCCGTCCCGGTAATGGACATGCTACATGTCTGGATGAGCGCCCAGCGCGACCTTGTGCCCGAAGGCTCAGCCATCAGCAAAGCACTCGATTACAGCCTGAAACGCTGGGCAGCGCTGTCGCGCTACCTCGATGACGGGGCTGTACCCATAGACAACAATTGGGCAGAGAACCAGATCCGACCATGGGCTCTTGGACGCAAGAACTGGCTCTTCGCAGGGTCGCTACGCAGCGGAAAGCGGGCGGCGGCGATCATGAGTTTGATCCAGTCTGCGCGGCTCAACGGTCATGATCCGTATGCCTATTTGAAGGACGTGCTCACACGCCTGCCGACGCAGCGGGCGAGTGAAATCGATCATTTGCTGCCGCATATTTGGCAACCGGTCTAATTGCGTAAGACGTGATGCTCGGATGCAAACGTTCAGTTGCGCCCAGTAAGCAGCGATGATGTCATATTGGACAAGCACGCTTATCGTGAGAAATTGGAACAGCCTTACGAGGTTGTGCCCGATACAGTTACATCAGAGCTCTTCCTTTGCCTCGGCGAACTGGCGCACGGCGTCGACTACTTGCCGTGCTCCGCTCTGAATTTCCTCTATCACAAAGCCGGCTTGGCTGACCAAATCGACGCCTTGATCGACCTTTTGGCGACTAGCCTGCATGCTCTCCACAGCATCCTGCGCTAGTTCATGGTTGCGCTTCACAACATCGACGATTTCCACGGTGGCCTGCGCCGTGCGGGCTGCAAGGTTTCGTACTTCATCGGCGACCACCGCAAAACCTCGGCCTTGTTCACCCGCCCTTGCAGCTTCGATAGCAGCATTTAGAGCAAGTAGGTTGGTCTGCTCGGCGATACCTCGGATGGTCTGCACGATGCTGCGGATCATCTCTGACTGCTGATTGACTGCAGTGATGCCTTCAGCCGCTCGTGAGAGCTCGGCTGCTATGCCTTGTACCACCTCGACCGTTTCACTAATGACCTCGGCACCATGGCGAGCGCTTCTGTCCGTCTGCTGGGATATATTGTAGGCGAACGTGGCTGCATCGGATTCTGCCTGCTGCTGGCGCACTTGGGACGTAATATCACGGGCAAACTTAACTACTTTGTAAAGCCGGCCACTGGCATCGAATACCGGGTTGTAGGTTGCGCTCAGCCAGACGGTATCGCCATGCCGGTTGAGTCGCTGGAAGCGTCCAGAGAAGAACTCACCACGGTTCAGTCGCTCCCAGAAATCGCGGTATTCAGGAGAGTCCGCTTCACCTCGTGTGCAGAACATGCGGTGGTGCTTTCCCCGAATCTCATCCAGGCGATAGCCCATGGCCTGCTCGAAGTTTTCGTTGGCGTCGAGAACCTCACCTTTCAAGTTAAAGGAAATCGCAGCCATCGAGCGACTGATGGCCTGAACCATGCTGCTCTGCTCCTGCTCACGGATCACCTGAGTAGTAATGTCGGTGGCCAGCTTCAGCACGCCTTCGACGCGACCATCGGCGCCTCGGATAGGGTTGTAGCTGGCTTCGAGCCAGACCTCCAGGCCTTGCTTATTACGCCTCAGGAAACGTTCACGTATGTACTCGCCACCAGCCAGGCGCTGCCAGAACTTACGATAGTCGGCACTCGCCTGGTAATCAGGAAAACAGAAAATACGATGGTGCTGTCCGACGATCTCCTCCAGTCGGTAGCCCATGGTGGTAAGAAGGTTCTCATTGGCACCTATGATGGTGCCATCGGGTTTAAATTCAATTGTTGCCGTCGAACGGTCAACGGCCACGGCCCTTGCTTCTGCGGCCTGAAGCTTTTGCAGAGCCTCAGCCAAGGTCTGCTTGATTGCCTTGTTGAACATTGATTAGCCTTAGAGTGAATTTTACTATCGGACGAATGAGGAGAAGCCGTAAATCCCAATTCGAATGTTTAACTGATGCTTAAATCAGGTGATGTAGCGGGTCTGCAAATTGCACCAGCAAGCACCAACTTGAATCTATGGCTTGTGCAGTATCACGCTAGAGTCTTGGTCGCGCTTAAGCTTTCCAGCATCCTCTCTGCGCTCATCGGCTTGCCCAGCAGGTAACCTTGCAAAATGTCGCAACCCAACTCGGTAAGCATCTGTTGTTGTTCAGCGGTTTCCACACCCTCTGCAACGATCCTCAGCCCCAGCGTTTTACCGAGCGCTACTATGGCCGAAACGATAGCCGCGTCATCGTTACACTTAGCCAGCTCGGTGATAAAACCTCGGTCGATCTTCAGTTCGTTGGCTGGTAGGCGCTTAAGATAAAGCAGGCTGGAATAACCGGTACCAAAGTCGTCGATGGAGATATTCACGCCCAATGCTGCCAATTGATCAAGAACAATCAAAGCAGCTTCAGCGTCCCGCATCGCCGTAGATTCGGTAACTTCCAGTGTCAGGAAACGGGGGGGCAGGCCACTGCTTTGCAGGGCATTGCGCACGACATCAACGAGCTTTGCATGGGCCAGTTGTACCGTCGAAATGTTGACCGCAATACTCCATTCGTCTTTACCTTCGCCTAACGCTTGCCATTCGGCCATCTGCCGGCACGCCTCATGGATTACCCAGCTACCGATTGGCACGATCAATCCAGTACGCTCTGCCAAGGGCAGGAAACGGACGGGCGGCACCAAGCCCAAACCTGGCTTGTTCCAACGCAGTAAAGCTTCAACGCCGATCATAGGGCCATTTGGGGCGAGCATCTTCGGCTGGAAGTGCAGGATAAATTCATTCCGATCCAGTGCGCACCGCAGATCCTGTTGCATTTCCAACTGCAGGTGAGCGTTAACGTTCATAGCTTTTTCAAAGAAGCAGTAGCCATCGCGGCCCTGCTCCTTGGCGTGGTACATAGCCGCATCGGCATTGACCATCAGCTCATGCTCGGTTAGGCCATTTTCTGGGAATATAGCGATACCGATGCTAGCGGACACATGCACTGTCTGCCGCCCAAGTACGTAAGGTAATCGAATATTTTCCACCAAGCGTTGCGCCAACATCGCAGCGTCTTCAGGTTCGCCGGGATCGATAAGCAGAACGAACTCGTCGCCTCCGAGGCGAGCCACCGTATCTTCGCCGCGTTTGGCGTCGTTGATTCGCTTTGCTACTTGCAGAAGCAACTGGTCGCCAGTGTGATGACCGTAAGTATCGTTAACAGCTTTGAAACCATCCAGATCCATGAAGAGTACGGCAAAGTGGCTCTTCTGCCTGATGGCTTTATGAATCGCTTGCTGAAGACGGTCGTTTAGGAGGATACGGTTAGGGAGGCGAGTAAGATTGTCGTGAAGAGCTAGCTGCACCAGTTCACTGTTTGCGAGGTCAAGGGAGCTGGCAAGTATGCTGGTGCGGACGTCAAGCATTGATACGATCAAGGCAATAGCGCAGACAGCCAGCGTGATCAGAATCACCAAAACCATTAGCCAGTTGCTATCAATGCCTGCATTGACCGCTCCGCACACGCTCCCGATAGGAAATTGGGCAGCCGCCATTCCGGTATAGTGCATTCCAACAATGGCACACCCCATAATTAACGAGGCGCCGATGCGTGTACGATTGATGTACTGACCTTCGCCACGCATGCGGAAAGCGATCCACAAAGCCACGCCCGAAGCAAGGATAGCAATCAGCACCGATAGCGCGAACAACGACGGAACGTATTCCACTACAGGATTCATCAGCAGCGCCGCCATTCCAACGTAGTGCATGGATGCAATTCCGATACCCATGAGCACCGCACCAAGCAGCAAACGCGGCAGTGGCATTTCCGTCTGGCATGCTAGCCACAAAGCAAAGGCGGAGGAGGCGATGGCGATCAACAACGATAAGCCAGTCAGCGTCAGGTCGTAACCCAGCTCGATGGGCAGTTGGAAGGCCAACATGCCAATAAAATGCATCGACCAGAGGCCCGTGCCCATGGCGGAAGATCCACCGGCAAGCCAAAGTGCCGATGCTTTGCCTTCGGTACGGGTGACTCGACCAGTCATGTCCAGCGCGGTATAAGACGCCAGGATCGCTACGGCGAAGGAAAACAGCACATACACGCTGTTATAGCTGCTTACTAGCATTGAAACCCCGAAGGTTGAATTTGGCTCCTCTGGGCCATCGGCGGCACGAGCAGTTTCTGAAGAGTACGCTTCATCCTATCGTCAAAAATTTTACAAAAAAAAGCGTCATGCCAGCCTTGCGACTTCCACGGGCACGCTTACGGCTGAATGCGATGCTGGCAATTGTAGTGCCGTGCTGGGCACCCATATTGAATGACCTGGGCTTTGAAGGCCTTGGAATAGGAACCGAGTGTTGGCTGCATGAAATACCCGTTTAAAGGCTAGATCTGGTGCTCACTTAAATTTGAGTGCACTCGATGTCTTGGCTTTGCGGGGCTGGGTAGATGACATGGCCGGACGGTTACGGCACACCGCGAACTGAGCCAGCTTGCCCGCGCTTCCGGGCTGATACCACGGCTCCCTGCGGAAGGTCTCAGACTCGAACCGATCCTTGTCTATGGTTTTGCTTTCAGTGTCTTCAATGCGGAGCTTGTACACATCCATCTTTGCCAAAACCGTATCAATAGAGGGTTTATTGATCGTACCCAGCGAAGTTCGGTAGCAGGAAGGCCTATCTGCCCCTTAGGTGGTCACCCTCCGGTGGCAGGCCTTGCCAGAAGCATGGGATTACCCCGTAAGGAGTCTGTGAGCCCCAGAAACAACTAACCCCCTGGTGCGCAGTGCAGGTCTGGGACCCGCCCGAGGCGTGGAGGCTATTCTTGTAGAGAAAATAACACCTGCCACGGAACGGATCAGTTGGTAGGCAGACCAGCCGTCAGCTATGGCCCAGCACCGTCGATCAAGGCCGCTCAATCAGCAAATCGTCGTCTTCTATGGCGTCTCCAAAACTGAACCAGTCGTGCAGGCTGTAATGCACGAAGTCTTCATCCTCCGCATCGAGCATAGTGAAATTCTGCAATACCGTGACATCCGCCCCCGAAGTACAGCCCCTCGTTGAGGTTTACGAAATGCTCCAGCAATTCGTTCAGCTGATCATGCAACTGACTTGTAAGCCTGGCGTGCTCTCGCTTGGTCTAAAAACGGAACATCACTTCATGCGCTTCGGGCGGGGCGCGAACTGGTCCCCAAGTTCTGCTTTTTTGAGGCATCCACTGGGTAAGCCGGCCACATGATTCGGAGGTGCAGATGTCAAGGCTCGGTAACCGACTTAGACGGTGAGACAGGCGTCGCGATCCCGGATCGAATGGCTTCGGCAGTAGGAGGGGGGGTGATCCAGTGGAGCATGAGACCAGCCAGGATGCTTGCGAGGGTGTTTACTGAGATTGTGACGAGAGCATTGCGCATTTTGGAGCGTCCGTTTCTGAAGTGGACCTCTATTTAATGCGCATAAATGGTGTGTCATTACCACCTACCAAAAAAATCGTCGCGCCCCAGAATGGGAATTCGCATTTGGCGACGATTCACGTTTATGCTCCTGCCACAGGTCGACTACAGCACAGTCAGTTGGCTAACCAGGACTCAACCACCTCGGCACCGTACTCTGCCTTCCAGGCCTTCAGAGTGCGCTGATTGCCCCCCTTCGTCTCAACGACTTCTCCGCTATGCGGGTTCTTGTAGGTTTTCACTACTCGTGGTTTCCGTGCAGGTTTTTGTGCAATAGATCCGGAATCTACGGGCTGCGGATCAATGATCTGGATCACGTGACGCAGGCTGTAGCCGTAATCGTTGAGCAGGTTGCGGAGCTTCGTTTCGAATTCCATTTCCTGCTTCAGGGCGGAATCATTCTTCAGTGCTTCCAGTTCGGCGAGCTGCGCGGCGAGCTGTTGTTCGAGAAGGCGAAATTCAGCGAGACGGGACATGAGATTCTCCAAGAAGTGGCCTGAGATTTTATCAGGCTAGACAGAAAGCGTGCTAAGTATCTTGTGGCCTAAACAGCCCTGCAATAGAGCAAAATCCAGTCCCCCCATTGGCGCTTGGGCAATCGCTTCGCGGCATTAGCAGGTGGTGATCAGCTCTGGTGTGAGGTTTTGCTTGAGTCCGGGAAGGCCGTTGCAAGGTCCATGCGTTCAGCTTCTTGAGTGATTTGAGCGAGTAACTCTGCCACTGCTCGGTTCTCTTTGAGGGCATAGCTCCCAACCAGTAATGTGATCGGATGAACTCCCAGCACTGGTGCGATGGTGTCCAGTTTCTCGATGGTCGGGACGTATCGTCCCCTTTCCAGCGTGCTGATGTAGGTACGACTGCTCACCGTCGCGAAGTCTTCTTGGGTCAGCTTTTGCTGGACTCGCATCCACTTCAGAACCCGACCGAATGCCTGTCTCAATTCCACTTTGCATCTTCCGCAAAAGGAAAGATGAGGCACCCGTGAACAGTATATGACTACAATGTATGCTGTTCATTTGAGAGGGGGTCATGATGTTTATCACCAACCGATGGGCAGAGGTGGATCGCTCCTTCGCCTGGCTGGCTGAGGATCAGCAGGCTTGGCATTTCGTGGAGCAACGGCTGTCATCGCCATGGATTCACATCACGGTGACGAGGGAGCGGGGAGAGGACACGTGTGTGGAGGTCTTCTTTCTGGAGGACATGCGTGGGCTGGAGCAGTTCACGCGTTTAACCCTGAATGGTGCCGTTGAGTTATCCCTTCAGATTGTTACTCCCGGGTGGATGAACGGTAGTAGCGGGTGGGCGATGGAGCATCTGGAGGTCATTCATGAAAGCGAGGATCGTTTGTACAGGTGTTACACCGTTCAAGGCGGTCGTCGGTATTACCAGCCTAACAGCTCCGAGTGCCGTGAGTATGGCTTCTTCAAGGAACTTTACAGACGAGGATAGCTGGTGAGTCAGCTCGTGGTATCTTCGAAGTATCGTCTTGGGTCAATTGCATCCTCGGTCATTAGCTGAGCGGC is a genomic window containing:
- the tnpA gene encoding IS66-like element accessory protein TnpA, coding for MQPTRRSYSKSFKAQVIQECAQPGASIASIALSHNLNANLVHKWIRLQAQKSTALQPAFIPLPVPLAGAKSHTSSSNICVEIQHPRGTVTVNWPTENAAACATFLRDLLR
- a CDS encoding histone-like nucleoid-structuring protein, MvaT/MvaU family, which translates into the protein MSRLAEFRLLEQQLAAQLAELEALKNDSALKQEMEFETKLRNLLNDYGYSLRHVIQIIDPQPVDSGSIAQKPARKPRVVKTYKNPHSGEVVETKGGNQRTLKAWKAEYGAEVVESWLAN
- a CDS encoding putative bifunctional diguanylate cyclase/phosphodiesterase; amino-acid sequence: MLVSSYNSVYVLFSFAVAILASYTALDMTGRVTRTEGKASALWLAGGSSAMGTGLWSMHFIGMLAFQLPIELGYDLTLTGLSLLIAIASSAFALWLACQTEMPLPRLLLGAVLMGIGIASMHYVGMAALLMNPVVEYVPSLFALSVLIAILASGVALWIAFRMRGEGQYINRTRIGASLIMGCAIVGMHYTGMAAAQFPIGSVCGAVNAGIDSNWLMVLVILITLAVCAIALIVSMLDVRTSILASSLDLANSELVQLALHDNLTRLPNRILLNDRLQQAIHKAIRQKSHFAVLFMDLDGFKAVNDTYGHHTGDQLLLQVAKRINDAKRGEDTVARLGGDEFVLLIDPGEPEDAAMLAQRLVENIRLPYVLGRQTVHVSASIGIAIFPENGLTEHELMVNADAAMYHAKEQGRDGYCFFEKAMNVNAHLQLEMQQDLRCALDRNEFILHFQPKMLAPNGPMIGVEALLRWNKPGLGLVPPVRFLPLAERTGLIVPIGSWVIHEACRQMAEWQALGEGKDEWSIAVNISTVQLAHAKLVDVVRNALQSSGLPPRFLTLEVTESTAMRDAEAALIVLDQLAALGVNISIDDFGTGYSSLLYLKRLPANELKIDRGFITELAKCNDDAAIVSAIVALGKTLGLRIVAEGVETAEQQQMLTELGCDILQGYLLGKPMSAERMLESLSATKTLA
- a CDS encoding methyl-accepting chemotaxis protein, whose protein sequence is MRQQQAESDAATFAYNISQQTDRSARHGAEVISETVEVVQGIAAELSRAAEGITAVNQQSEMIRSIVQTIRGIAEQTNLLALNAAIEAARAGEQGRGFAVVADEVRNLAARTAQATVEIVDVVKRNHELAQDAVESMQASRQKVDQGVDLVSQAGFVIEEIQSGARQVVDAVRQFAEAKEEL
- the tnpB gene encoding IS66 family insertion sequence element accessory protein TnpB (TnpB, as the term is used for proteins encoded by IS66 family insertion elements, is considered an accessory protein, since TnpC, encoded by a neighboring gene, is a DDE family transposase.); translation: MIRIDSIWLATEPMDMRAGTETALAKVIAVFGAAQPHCAYLFANRRANRMKVLVHDGFGIWLAARRLSQGKFHWPSIRHGSEMQLDTEQLQALVLGLPWQRAGSGGSITLL
- the tnpC gene encoding IS66 family transposase; its protein translation is MTSSPNLDQMTPDQLRALAAQLLSQVETMGKTVETMGKKINRDQTVIEKLTFEIAQLKRLKFAKRSEQMNPEQASLLDDLIDTDIAAIEAELQALQTVPAATEKKQKPKRTALPAEFPRTLIHHEPDNTHCPCGCALKRIGEDVSEKLDYTPGVFTVERHVRGKWVCDDCETLIQAPVPAQIIDKGIPTAGLLAHVMIAKFADHLPLYRQESIFGRAGLAIPRSTLAEWVGVTGVQLQPLVDALREVVLGQQIIHADETPVQMLMPGTKKTHRSYVWAYATSQFSDVAAVVYDFSPSRAGEHARNFLQGWRGKLVCDDFGGYKASFELGVTEIGCMAHARRKFFELHATNKSTLAEQALRYIQLLYEIESEVRDLEPDLRRRIRKEKAVPVMDMLHVWMSAQRDLVPEGSAISKALDYSLKRWAALSRYLDDGAVPIDNNWAENQIRPWALGRKNWLFAGSLRSGKRAAAIMSLIQSARLNGHDPYAYLKDVLTRLPTQRASEIDHLLPHIWQPV
- a CDS encoding helix-turn-helix domain-containing protein; translation: MELRQAFGRVLKWMRVQQKLTQEDFATVSSRTYISTLERGRYVPTIEKLDTIAPVLGVHPITLLVGSYALKENRAVAELLAQITQEAERMDLATAFPDSSKTSHQS